A stretch of Oncorhynchus gorbuscha isolate QuinsamMale2020 ecotype Even-year linkage group LG24, OgorEven_v1.0, whole genome shotgun sequence DNA encodes these proteins:
- the gmpr gene encoding GMP reductase 1 — MPRVDADLKLDFKDVLFRPKRSSLKSRSEVDLARTFTFRNSKQTYHGIPIIAANMDTTGTFEMARVLSKHTLFTAMQKHYSLDEWKTFAVNHPECLEHIAASSGSGKADLERLCEILEAIPDIKYICLDVANGYSEYFVEFVKTVRDKFPKHTIMAGNVVTGEMVEELILSGADIIKVGIGPGSVCTTRIKTGVGYPQLSAVIECADSAHGLKGHIISDGGCSCPGDVAKAFGAGADFVMMGGMLAGHDQCLGEVVQKDGKKVKLFYGMSSDTAMKKYVGGVAEYRASEGRTVEVPYRGDVENTIRDILGGLRSTCTYVGAAKLKELSRRTTFIRVTQQASTMFH, encoded by the exons ATGCCCCGCGTAGATGCAGACCTCAAACTGGACTTTAAGGATGTCCTATTCAGACCCAAGAGGAGCAGTCTGaagagcaggtcagag GTTGACCTGGCAAGGACGTTCACATTCCGTAACTCTAAGCAGACCTACCATGGCATCCCCATCATCGCTGCCAACATGGACACCACAGGGACCTTCGAGATGGCCCGGGTCCTCAGCAAG CACACACTCTTCACGGCTATGCAGAAGCACTACTCTCTGGATGAGTGGAAGACCTTTGCAGTCAACCACCCAGAATGCTTAGAG CACATAGCAGCCAGCTCTGGCAGCGGTAAGGCTGATctagagagactgtgtgagatcTTGGAGGCTATCCCTGACATAAAATACATCTGTCTGGACGTTGCCAACGGTTACTCAGAGTACTTTGTGGAATTCGTGAAAACCGTCAGGGACAAGTTCCCCAAACACACCATCATG gctGGTAACGTGGTAACAGGGGAGATGGTGGAGGAGCTCATTCTCTCTGGCGCTGACATCATCAAAGTGGGCATCGGGCCAG GCTCAGTGTGCACCACCCGTATCAAGACCGGGGTGGGCTACCCTCAGCTCAGCGCTGTTATCGAGTGTGCAGACTCCGCCCACGGCCTCAAGGGACATATTATCTCA GATGGTGGCTGCAGTTGCCCAGGCGACGTGGCTAAAGCTTTCG GTGCAGGGGCTGACTTTGTGATGATGGGGGGCATGCTGGCGGGACACGACCAGTGTCTGGGTGAGGTCGTCCAGAAGGATGGCAAGAAGGTCAAGCTGTTCTACGGGATGAGCTCAGACACCGCCATGAAGAAATACGTAGGGGGAGTGGCCGAGTACAG gGCGTCAGAGGGAAGGACTGTGGAAGTTCCTTACAGAGGAGATGTTGAGAACACCATCAGAGATATCCTAGGGGGCCTCCGCTCCACCTGTACCTATGTAGGAGCTGCCAAACTGAAGGAGCTTAGTCGCAGAACCACCTTTATCAGAGTCACACAGCAGGCCAGCACCATGTTCCACTAA